The Terriglobales bacterium genome segment GGGCTCGGTCCAGTCGAAGTCCGCCCTGGCCGTGAGGTTTCTCGGAGTCACTTCCTTCAAGCCCTGGGTGCGCAGGAGGAATGGCCGCACGAAGATGAGAAAAGTCACGAAGCTCGAGACTGGATTCCCGGGCAGGCCGATGAAGAAGGAATTCTTGATGGAACCAAAGGCCAGGGGGCGCCCCGGCTTCATGGCGATGCGCCACATCAGCAGCTTGCCCTCCGCCTCGACCGCCGGCTTCACGTAGTCCGCCTCGCCCACCGAAACGCCGCCCGAGGTCACGATCAGGTCGCATTCGGCCGCCGCGCGCCGCAGCGCCTCGCGCGTCGCTTCCAGCGTATCCGGGACGATGCCGTAGTCGTGCACCTCGCAGCCGAACACTTCGCCCAGCCCGCGCAGCGTGAAGCGGTTCGAGTTGTAGATGCGCCCGGGCGCGAGCGGCTCGCCCGGCATCACGAGCTCATCGCCGGTAAAGAACAATCCCAGCCGGACTTTTCTGAACACCGGGAGGCTCTTGATGCCCACCGACGCGGCGAGGCCCGTGTCCTGCGGCAGCAAGCGCTTGCCCGCCGGCAGGATCTCCCCGCCCTTCTTCACGTCGCTGCCGGTGCGGCGGATCCATTCCCCGGGCTTGGGTTTGTTGTTAATAAAAACCTGGTCGCCTTCGGCGCTGGTGTGCTCCTGCATGACCACGGCGTCGGCCCCCGGGGGGATCGGCGCGCCGGTGAAGATGCGCGCCGCGCTGCCCGGCTCGAGCGGCTTGCCGACCGAGCCGGCCATGATTTTTTGCTTTACGGTGAGACGCGAACCGTCGGCAACTCGAACGGCAAACCCGTCCATCGCGCTGTTGTCCATCGG includes the following:
- the glp gene encoding gephyrin-like molybdotransferase Glp, with the protein product MNQNLLSVDEALARLLAEAKPVGEIEEVPTLEATNRILARAQRSTMDVPPMDNSAMDGFAVRVADGSRLTVKQKIMAGSVGKPLEPGSAARIFTGAPIPPGADAVVMQEHTSAEGDQVFINNKPKPGEWIRRTGSDVKKGGEILPAGKRLLPQDTGLAASVGIKSLPVFRKVRLGLFFTGDELVMPGEPLAPGRIYNSNRFTLRGLGEVFGCEVHDYGIVPDTLEATREALRRAAAECDLIVTSGGVSVGEADYVKPAVEAEGKLLMWRIAMKPGRPLAFGSIKNSFFIGLPGNPVSSFVTFLIFVRPFLLRTQGLKEVTPRNLTARADFDWTEPDARREFLRVKWNGAGGLDLYPTQDSAVLTSTAWADGLVDNPAGKAIRKGELVRFLPYSELYR